The nucleotide sequence AAGCCGTTGGTCCACCAGGCGCCGGAGCGCCACTCGCCCGGGACCGCCCTCATGAGCGAGTTCGTCCTCACCCACCCTGCGGCGTACTGCCTCACCGCCCTCGTCCACGGTGACCAGTCTCAGCAGCAGCCTGCGTGCGGCTTGCCGCTCCTCGGGGGCGAGGGCGTCGTACACCCCCTGGGCGGTGTTGGCCACCGCGTCCCTGATCCCTCCGGACGCCTGATAGCCCGCAAGCGTCAGACGGCGTCCGTCGCCCTGCGCCCAGGTGGCCTGCAAGGTGTGCGCCAGCAGGGGGAGTGCTCCCGCATCATGACGGCCCCCCTGCACGCCGAGGTCACGCAGGAGCGTCTCGACCAGGCCGGGTTCGAGTTCCAGACCCGCGGTGCGCGCCGGTCCGACGATGGCCTGCCGCAGTTCCGGTTCGGTCATCGGCCCGAGCACCAGACCGCCCTTGCTCATCGCCCCGGACAGGCCGGGCACAGCGATACAGCGGTGCAGGAAGTCCGCGCGCACCGCCAGCACCACCGGAGTCGGTTGCAGGCTCCCCTCGCAGCCGGCGGCCAAAGCGATGAGCTGGGCCGCGAAGGCATGGCGCTCCTCCTGGTCGGCGCATTGCGTGAAGACCTCCTCGAACTGGTCGACGAGCAGCACCGCAGATCCGGGGCCATCTTCCCCCGCTGTCGCCGACGACTGCTCCAGCGCCGTCAGGGGGTGGGGCCCGGGCGTGATGCGCACGACCTTCGGGGCACCCTGAGCGTCTTCCGCCCCCTGCAATCGACGCAGCGCGGGCGACAGCCCGGCGCTCAGCAGCGAGGACTTGCCCGCTCCCGAGGCGCCCGTGACGAAGACGGGCGCGCCCCCCTCCAGACGCATCCTCACCAGCCGGACTAACTCATCGACCTGTGTCCTACGGCCGAAGAACCACCTCGCCGTGTCTTCGGTGAACGCCCTCAGCCCCGGATACGGGCACGTGTCGTCCGGAGCTTCCAGCCGAATGACACCAGCCTGGTCGGCCGGTCGGGCCAACATGTTGCGCAGGAGCAGGTAGTCGCCCAGTAGGCCCTCCCACCGACTCTCCTTCGCCTTTCGGTCGGTCTTCAGCTCACCCAGACAGGCTTTGACGTACTTGTCGAACAACGCACGGGTGGGAAGCCTTCTGCCCCGGCCGAGCTCAAGGTCGGAGAGCGTCTGCGCGGCGGACCCGATCCGCAAGGACAACGACTCCTGTGTCAGACCTGCCTCGCTGCGCAGCTCGCGCAACCGCCGTCCCAGTCGAAGCCGCTGTTCCTGCGCCGCCTGATGCCCCGAGGCGGCCGAAGTCATCGAGGCTCCCAGTGACCGGAGCTCCGGCGCGCTCCGGATCCGAGGTACTGATACAGCACTTGACCTGCGTGTTCACCCGAGAATTCCGGGTTCGGCCGCCGTCCGGGACTTCGGGCCCCGCTGTCGGGCAGCCTGGCCGAGGCCGATCTCAACCCGCCGCTCACCACGTATCGACCGGCCGAAGTCCCCACACCCACGCGCTGCCCCCTCACGCCGTAGCACGTGGAGCCTAAGCCTCTCACCGGACAAGCAAAGCCGTTTCGGTCCCAACCAGCACCACGCCTCCCCGAACCGGCGAACGTGCCACAACTCCGAACAACCGCACCGACGAAGGGATCACGATGAACGACGAGACGATCGACCCGGCTAAGGACGAAGCCGTCGACGGCAGGGCCGGCGCCCGCCAAACCGAGCCCGACACCGTCCGGCGCCTGAGCCGGGTGGCCGTGTTCGGGCTAGTACGTGGAATGGCTGCCGCGACGGGCTCGGCGCTGATCGCGGGATTCACCTGGTGGATGCGGGACCACTGAACCGTGCGGCCTGACCACGATGACCCTCGCATCAGTGCTGACGTTCACCCGCCAAGCTCCCGCGAATCGCAGGCCGCGGTGGCATCGCCTGGCCGCCAAACTGCCGCGGTGGCCCGGCGGCCGCGTATTGATACGCCCGCAGCCCCGACGAGCCGCAGCCCGTCTGGGCGCATCCTCAAGGCCCAGGAAAGAAGCACGAAGACAAGCCCGTGCCCGTCCGCCGACTGATCGCTCAAGGCGTGCGTTCTCAACGGATCGACGGCTGATCATGGCCTGTGAAGGGCGTGTCAGAGCGCTGTCAGCGGATCCTGCCACCGTTGGTCCTGTGAACGGCAGCGGACAACACTGCGGCCGGACACGGGGAGAGGTGCCCGGAGCGGTTGATCGGGGACCAGCGAGCTCGCCTCACGGTCGGGCCCTTCGGGGCCCACGCAGGTTCGAATCCTGCCCTCTCCGCCGTAACCCCCTTTCGGGGGCCGCACCAGGCCGGTGCATCGGCCCTCGAGCCAGCATTCCCCGCTGTGTCTGTTACTCACTTTCGGGTGAACGCGTCCGCTGAACTGGGGTGGCGTGCTCTGGTGAATGGTTGCCTCAGGCCCACAATTCCACGGCGGCCACGCCTGGCAGGACGTCAATCTGGTGCGTCAGCGGCATAGATGGTCGTTGCATGCGAGTGTCACAGCAACCTGGTGAATCTGTAATGCCGTGCGCATTTCCCTCACCTAGTAGGGGTTCGGATTGCAGGGTGTGGGTGTGCGGCCAGCTGGCTGCACACCAGCACCACGCATCCCGCTGGCCTGCGGTCTCTGGCGCCATGGGCCGGAGTGGGGGTGTGCGCACGAAGGGGGACCCTGGTGTCCGTTGCTTCTTCCGTCCGCCGCATGACCGCCGTCGCCGCAGTCGCGGCCGCCGCCATGGGCGCGGTGGCGCTGCCGGCCTCGGCCGCCGACCACCACCCGGGCCGCGCGCACGCCGCGGTGTACATCTCCGGTGTGCAGTACGACTCCCCGGGCCGTGACGACCGCTCCAACTGGTCGCTGAACAAGGAGTGGGTGGACATCACCAACTCCACCCGGCGGCCGGTGAACCTGGAGGGCTGGACCCTCGCCGACGAGGACGGGCACTCCTACACGTTCCGTCACGTCCGACTCGACGGGCGCTCCACCGTCCGCGTCCACACCGGAATCGGCCGCGACACCCGCACCGACCTTTTCCAGGACCGTCGCGCCTACGTGTGGAACAACGACTACGACACCGCGACGCTGCGCAATGACCGCGGCCGCCTCGTCGACGACGTCTCCTGGGGCCACCACCGCGGACACCGCCACTGACCCCTACTTGCGAAGTGGCGGCAGGTGACGCCGGCTGGTGAGCCGGCGCCCCATGGTGGGCCTCCCCAACCGGCGGGGCAGGCCCACCTCCGCCCAGCCTGCAACGCCCTACCCGAGCTCAGGGCTGCGCGGCAGCGAGACGCCCCGCTGTTTTGTCTCGTAGCCAGCGACCGCAACGGTCAGCATGTGTGCTGCGCCCGGTGCGTATGAGGTGACGCTGCGATCAGGCGCCGCCGCCCCTGTGATTGGCCAGAGCGCCCTTATCCGAGGGTGCCGCCGAACTCGCCGTTCTCGGCTTCCTTCGAGGTGAGCTGGAGCGTGCCACGGTGGGAGACTTCCACTTTGTAGAACTTCTCGCCTCTGGGAACGTCGGGAACGGCCACGGCGAAGGAGCAGTTGTAGGAGTCCTCGTCGTAGCGGGGGCTGTTCAGGGCTCCCGTAGCGACGACGCTCCCGGCCGCGTTGTACACGGTGACAGAGGTGCCCTCGCGGATGTCGTCGTAGCCGCCGTTTCCGGCACAGCCGCCGTCTCCGTCGGGGACAACGCTGTCGGTGAGTTCGAAGTCCCCCTTCAGCGTGAAGGTCCCCGGGGCGCCCGGGCCGCTGTTTGCGGTGATGACCCATGCCGTGCCGACGAGGCCCGCGCCCACGATGAGTCCCAGCAGGGCAGCGCTCAGCGGCTTGAGGCGCTTCCGGGCCGGTTCGGGTATCGGCTCGGCCGGGGACTCGCTGAAGGTCGGCGGAGTGGTGGGTTGCGGCGGAAACTGGTCGGTCATGGTCTCCCCAGGAAACGGTCGGAACGCGAAGGAGGCCCTGCCGGTGGGGGCGGGCGCGGGCGGGGATAGCCGGGCTGTTGTCAGTTCCAGCCGCCGAGCAGGCCAGAACTCAGCTGCGCGTCGCAGATGTTGTAGCCGCCGGATGCATGGCCCTTCTTCGTGTGACCGTCGACCGAGACCGAGCAGTGGATGTCTCCCGAGCCCTGGAGCTGCGCGGTGACCGTGTAGTACATCGCGTCGTCTTTGAGGGGCAAGCTGGCCGTGAAGGAGCCGTTCTTCCACGTGCCCTTGCGGTTGTCGGAGTCCGACCCGTAGGTGATGTCCAGCGGGCCGAGCGCTCCGGCGGGCGCGGTTCCCCAGACCTTCAAGGTGACGAGCTTCTTCTTGGGCTTGTCGTCGGCCTTCTTCGCGTCGCTCTTGGGGTCGCTCTTGTCCTTGCCGGCGGCGGTCGGCTTCTTGTCCTTGGACACGGACGACGTGGCCTTCGCGTGAGTGGGCGCGCTGGACTTGGAGTCGCTGCCGCCGCCTATTGCAGTGCTGATGATGCCGATCAGCACGAAGACGCCGACGATGCCCAGGCACCCCAAGCCGATGATCTTGCCCGCGCCGGACTTCTTCGGCGGCTGAGGCGGCGGCGCACCCCAGCCCTGCTGCGGGCCGCTCCACGGCTGCGGCTGCCCAGGCTGTTGCGGGTTGTTCCACCCCGGCTGCTGGGGCTGCTGCTGAGGGTCTTGGTTGCTCATGGTTTCCCCTGGGTGCACTAGATGTGTATTGCAGGTGTGTGACTTGTAAAGATGACGTGTGGTTGCCTCAAGTGAGTGGTATTCACCTGATCGTGATCAAAGTTGCCTTCGAGGCAAAAACGGGCCCGGCCGACACTGCTGACCCTCGGTCACTCCGGCCCGGCACGTCCGCCTGGCGCTGCGGGGTAGTCAGGGCCATGGGATGCGGGCCTTGCTGAGGTTGCCCTGGCGTTCTCGGTCAGGCTGCGGAGGAGGGGCCGGCCGGGCGACTGGGTAGTGGGCGGAGAACCCAGGGGGTGGCTTGGCCGGTCTGCCTGTCGTTGAGGCATAGCCGTCCCTTAGTGATCTGCCTCTGCAAAGAGCTCTGGAGCGGTGAAGCTGAAGAGGTGGGCTTCAGTGGCAGTTTCGATCAGATTCGGTCATTACTGAAAGTCACCCGAAGGGGAACGCAGGTTCCCTGAAGCTCGATGTGACGGGGTCTCAGGCGTGCCCTCGAGGGGAGTGCGCGGGCGCCCGATGTCGCGTTATGGGCATGGCATTTCAGGCCAATGTCCTAATCAGGGTGGGTGGTGCGCTGGCGGGGGTGGCGCGGCTTGGCGTAACCGATCGGCGAGATGTGGGGTGCATCACACCCCTGAGGTGAGCGTGCAGGTCAACGCTGTGTAATCACCTTCTAAAAGTCGGTCTGTGGAGATTGATCGACTATCGGTTAACTCTGGCCAGCAGCTGATCGGTTGTATGGGCGTAACCGCAGCAACGCGGTTGCCGGCCTGGCTCCGCCGAGCCAGGCCGGTGTTCTCAGCCAAGGAGTTGTCCGTGGGGCCGATCTGCCTCGGACGCCGGGACGATCACATCGTCCCGCGTCACCACCCTCTGCTGCCTGGGAGTACGACCCGCCCGGCTCCGCCCGCGCCTGCCTGCCCGCCGGTGCTCCGCCCGGTCCGTCCCGACGCGGCCCTGCCTGCGGACGCTGTCCTGACGGGACGGAGGAGCGAGCGGTGAGCGACGCGGACCCGTTCGACCAGGAGGGGCATGTCGCGCGACCCGCCGACGACGGCCAGTTCGCCCGCTTCTTCCGCAGACACAAGGACGAATTCCTGCGCTACCTCGTCTCCAAGACCCGCACCCTCGCGGACGCCGACGAGGTCCTTATGGACGCGGCGGTGCGCATGTACCAGCGGTGGGAATACATCGAGAACCACGAGAGCCCAATAGCCATTGCCTGGCAGATCGTGCGCTCCAAGCAGGTCGACCACTACCGCATGCAGGTACGCCGCGCCGGCAAGGAACTCCTCACCGACGACGTACCCGCCTTCGCCAGTCACGGCGGCAGCGTCGATGAACTCCTCGCGCTGCGCGGCTACGAACGTCTCGACAAGGCGCTGTCCGCTCTGGAGACGGCGGCCCCCACACAAGCCCTGTGCATCCGGCTGCGCTACCTCGAGGAACTGACCACCGCCGAGATCGCAGAGCGGACCGACCGCACGGAGAACGCGGTACGCGCCAACATCTGTAAGGGCCTGCGCCGCCTGCACACCCTGATGGAACTGCCCGACACGGAAGAGGGGGACCGATGACCGCGAGGAAGTACCACTCGCGCGCTTCCATGTGCATGGACGACGACAACCAGGACATCCAGCCCGCAGACACCGAACGCGAAGTCGAAGAACTCCTGCGGGCCGAGGCCCGCGCCGTCAGCGACCTGGTATCCCTGCACGATACCGACGACTTCATGCAGCGCCTGGCCCGCCGCATCACGGAGAGGGCCAGCGAACCCCCGCGCGTCCAGCGCGAAGAGGTCTCGGACCCCGTACCGGTCACTGGGCCATCCCTACCACCGGTGGCCCCTCCCGCAACGCACTCGGCCGCATACCGCCATGACACCGTTCGTCCCGCCCTGCGCAGACCCAGGCGCCGCCGGCCCAGCCCCGTCGTACGACGCGACCCCACCGCACACCCCCAGGCCACCCGCGCCTACCTACGCAGCGTCTGCGAAGACGTCCTGCGCTCCGCCGACGTCGACCGCCTCGACCTGTTCGGCCACGACTACGAAGACGACGCAGCAGCACGCACCTTCGCCTGCCTGCTGTACATCATCGAACGCCGCAAGAGCGCCGTCTTCTGGTGGGGCTTCGCCGCCGGAGCCGGCGACCCCCTCGCCGCACACCTCCTGGCCACCTACTACGCCATCGACGACACGACCACACCCCAGGCCAGAGCCTGGCTCTGCTTCTCCCGCCTCCTCAACTACCACGCACCCCTCCACGCCCCCCGCCCCATACAAGACACAGCACGCCTCGCAGACGGCATGGCCCGCCCCTGGACCGACGAACTACGCAACTTCATGACAGCCGACCCACCACCGTTCCTCCGCCCATGACCCCAACCCAGCCACCCCGTCACCTCCAGGAGCCAGCGCCATGACCGCACCACCCCCGCCCCCCGACCCCCCACGGCGTCCGCGCCGCTCGCCCCACCGCGCCTACCTGACGCACCTGCTGCGGGGGCTGACGTACGGCACCGGCACCGCCGTCACCGGCCTCCTGGCCTACTGGATCCAGCAACGGATCTGATCCGGGCCCGCCAGACCACAGGGACCGCCCGGCACCGAACGAAGCCGTGCGGGCCCTGCGGGTCCCTCGCCCGGATGTCACGTCGCCCCGGGAGACGGTTGTCAGGCGCCGCAGTGGGTGTCGTTGTTGCGGAGGCTGTGGGTGGTGTCGTACGACCACCCCTGGGCTGGCTGGACATTCAGCGTCGGGTGGGGCTCGCGCGAGACATTGCACGTCACTCTCGTGGCACCGGAGCTGGTGGTGGAGGTCGGCGTTGACGTCGTCCGTGACAGTGCAGGTCGGTGATGGCATTCGGCACGCTGGCACCGGGCGCGCGCAGACATGTCGCCCATAGACGTCCCGGCCCTTGACGCTCGGGCCGGGGGCTGCCGATGGCGGGCGTCGTCGACGCCGTGGCCATATCCGCAATCGGCAGCGGCCCGCGTGGGTATGCTGATGGACGGTTGTTACTGCAGCCACCGTCAGCGGAGCCGGCCCGGACCCGTTTCTGCGTCTACGGCGGAAAGAAGTGGATGCTTCGTCAGTGATTTGACTCTTGTCGTCTGTCGGCGCGTTGGTCCGGGTCGTCGTGCCGCAGAAGGATTCGCTATGTCTCGCGACAAGACAGCGCGGCTGCGCATGGACTACACCGGTGAGCCATACAGCGCCGCTTTCCGCTGGTACCGCAGCCGCGGCCTGTTCAACGGGCTCGTGCCCGACGCCGAATCACCCCAGCAACAGGTGCTGGAAGCCTGCGTGCTCAGGTCACTGGCCCGGCCAGCCCCGTCAGGGCTCCCGCTTCTTGTCTCTTCAGGAACGGCCTTCGGCCTGGAAGGCGTCTCCCCGGACGTGGACACTTTGTTCCTGCGGCCGGCGGGTGACCTCGTCGCCCAGGTCCTCGCGCGTATCCTGCCGTCGGCCGCAGCCGCTGGCGTGGTGGGCGTGCCGGGGCTTCGTGCCCAGGTCAGCCGTCGTTCTGGCCTGACGGTGGGGCGAATCGGGGAACGTGCGGTGATTGAGGTCCAGCCGAGCCGCACCGGAAGCGTTCAGGCAGCGCAGGAGGATCTCCAGGAAGCCGCCGAGCTCGTCACGGCTGCTGGACTGACCCCGCTGTGGAGCAACACAGGACTCGCGGAGGGCGAGAGCGAGGCGTGGGACCGGCTTCGTGGGGAGAGCGCGGACGCGGCGTTGTGGAGCACGGCGCTGCGCAGAATTGGTCTTTTCGTCGCCGAGTCCCCGGACTGGACCCGGCGCGGCCCAGCTCCAGAGGAAGTGGCCGGGCCCAGGCCGGCGAGGATCCGCCCGCGTCCCGTCAGCCCCGGCAGCCGGGTCACCGGCGTGGTCGCTGTGACCTCCGGTTCGGGCCGGGGCGGTCTGGGCTGTACGACAGCGGCCGTGGCTCTCGCTGGAGCACTCGCACGCAGCGGCGCGGCCGTGGGCATGCTCGCCGGACAGGACAACCCAAATGGAGTCCTCTCCTTCCGTCCAAAACCCCGGGGCACGGCGCCCGACGGCTGGTACGACCTGGTGGCGATCGACGGCGGTGGCACCGTCCGAGCCTCCGCCGTGCCCCAGAGCGCGGACGCAAGCGAGATGATCGCCCGGGCACGCACCATGTTCGACATCGTGATCATCGACGCCGGGCACGGAGACTTTCCACACGGCCAGTGGACCGCCTTCGCCGACGTAACCGTGGCGCTGGTGCCCCACGAAGAGCGGCACTGGGCCGGAGCGCAGCTCGTCGATAGCCGTCCCGACCGCATCCGATTCCTCGCGTGGCTGGACGACGCGTTCAACCGGTTCAACCGCGCCGGCGGCCGCCGTACGGAGCAGCTTGAGAAGCTACTGGCGTTCCTCGACGAGGAATTCCTCTTCTACGTAACCGGCCGGGAAGCCGACGGTGACGCCGCGGTCTACGACGCCTCCGATCCCGAGGACGCCGAGCAGTGGTGGTCGTCCTACGCCCTCGCGGACCAGATTGACCCCGACGAGGAAGATGCCGACGAGGACGACGGCCTGTCGTTGCCCACCGAGGAGGAAGCGCCGTTTCTGGACGAGTGGCGGGCTGACTTTCTGTCGTTTCTGGCCGAAGAGGGCGCGCGCCGCCACGCTGCCATGTGGGCACAGGCGGCGGCACAGTGGGCCGACCGCAGCAAGGACCGCAACCTCAAGCGGCTCTGGCCCGGCCAGGGCGAAGGCACTGAGGTTGCGCAGGAGTTTGCTGTCGCCGTGGAGAAGGACGCGATCAGGGAATGGGGCCTGCATGTGTGGCAGTCGCAGTTCCCCGTGTGGGAAGCCGCGCGTAAGGCCGGCGACGACCTGCTGCAGCCGTGGGCTCACCTGCTGGAGACCGTTGCTCTGCCCCGCGACCCGAAAGAGATCGCCACCCACCTGCGCGGCCAACTGCGCGGTCTGCCTAGCACGCCAACCGTCGTGGCCCTGGCGCGTGCTGAGAACAGGCTCGGCTCGGACCAGTTGACGGCGGTGCGTGACGTGCTGATGGACGACGGCTACGCCGGTCTCGTAGTGCTCCCCGAACTGCCGGTGTTCTCCGAGTTGCCCAGCAACATCGGCCGAGTGGCAGAGCGGGCGGGCGAGGCGGCAGCCGCCGCGAACCGCCTCGCGCACGTCGTCACCAACACCCTGCGCGAGGTATCCCGCACACGAGGCTCCCGCCACTGACGGATACGCAAGCCCGCTTCGGGCGCGCAGCCAGGCGACGAACCTAGGTGGGGAATGTCGCCCGGCTGCAGCTCGGGTCGGGTGCGGTGGAAGCGGGCGGGGTCCCCACCGGCCGCCCGCGTCGCGGGCGACGTCGACGCCGACTTCGACCACGAGGTCTGGGCTGCTATCCATCCGACACCTACGACGACGAATGGGCGCTCATCGAGCCCCTGCTTCCGGTCCCGGCCTGCGAGACCCCCACCGGGGGACGCCCGGAAAAGCATCCGCGGCGCGAGATCGTCGTCGCGATCCGCTACGTCGTCGACACCGGCTGCAAGTGGCGGGCCCTGCCCAGCGACTTCCCGCCCTGGCGGACCCGCTACGGCTTCATGGCCCGCTGGGCCGCAGCCGGCATCGTCGGACAGATCCACTACCAGCTCCGCAAACGCATCCGACGCGAGATGGGCCGGGCGCCCGGCGCGGTTGCCACCGTCATCGACTCCCAGTCCGTCAAGGCCGCGGAGACCCTCGGCAGGGACAGCCGGGGCTACGACGGCGCCAAGAAGATCAACGGGCGCAAGCGCCACCTGGTCGTCGACACCAAGGGCCTGCCGCTGTTCGTCATGGTCACCCCGGCCGACATGACCGACCGCGACGCAGCGAAAGAAGCCCTTCGTCAACGGCCTCGAACGCGATCTCGCCGCCGTCACCGCCGGCCTCAAGCGTCAGATGTACGGTCGGGCCGGATTCGGCCTCTTGCGGAAACGAGTCTTGCTAGCGTCCTGACGAGCCTGTCACGAGCTCTGCTGGAGTCGCTCCGCAGCCTGAGCAGGGGTGTCGTAGTAGCCAGGCCGTGCCAGCAGGACCGAGCTGAAGTGGTAGCCCTGCTCTTCCTCGGGCTCATCGTCGGCTGCGAATGGACGCCAGAAGCTCAGCAGCAAGTCCGGGGCAATCAATGAAGCATCGTCGTCATGGTCTTCCTCGATCGAGGTGAACTCGCCCATGCGCTGGACAACCTCACGGGCCGGAAGCGCGAACACGTCCACACCCTGATACAACACTCGGTCCGTCTGGGACGACGGCCTTCCCAACTCGATGGCCTCAAGCATGTCTCGCATGCAGTGAATGCTGATCATCAGCCCGCTGGGACGGAAGACGTGCTGCCCCGGCCGATCAGACTCCGAGATCGCAGAGAGATCGCGGAGCGAGTCCAGCGCCGCGTTGGCCGCGTGCCGAGTCATGCCGATCTGCAACGGGCCAACGCCAGTCGGTGGGGCGAGGTCGAAGTCCATGTGGGCATGATCCCAAACAGGTCTGTCAACGAGTCACGAAGGGCCATCCAGTCCCGGCAGGTTGTAGAGCGTGAGAGCTCCACAGAAGTTGGACCAGAACCCGAGTTTGGGCAGCGTTTGTTGATCGCAGAACCAGAAAATGTCGATGAAAACTGACACCGGTCATCGGCAACTCGCTCCGCTGGTCGCTGGTTCGCGCCAGCCTCACCCGACCTTCTGCAGGGCGCGTTCGCGGCGCGCGGCGATGCTGGAGCCGGACTCCCTGCGCGCCATCCTGCGCAGCACGATCGGTGCCACGAGCAGGCCGAACACCGCCCAGGCGCCCAGTACGCCGACCGTCTCCAGGTGCCGCCATGATTCCCCGATCTCGACGGCCTCAGCGTCGGACGGCAGCAATGCGGAGCGCATACCCAGGCCGAGCCAGTAGACCGGGAATACCTGGGCGATCCACTGCAGCCACTCCGGCAGCGCGGTGACGGGGTAGAAGATGCCCGAGATTGCGATCATCCCGAGGACGGGCAGCTGGATCAGCCCCTGCGAGCGTGCGCTGGTGAACACCGAGCTGAGTATGGCGCCGATCGGCAGGGTGGCCACCATGCCGATCACCACGACCCAGGCAAGACCCAGCCACGCGTCCACACCGAGGTCGAGCCCGTCGACGAGGAACAGCCCGGGGATCAGGAAGATCATCAGGTCGGCGAGCAGTCCACCGGAGACCGAGAGGACCTTGCCGATGAGGTAGCCGACCATGCCGTGGGGGGTGGCCTTGGCGCGCAGGAGAGTGCCGTCCTCGCGCTCCGCAGTGAGCAGCTGGCTCATGCTGACCATGCCGAAGGAGGCGTTCATGCCCAGGATGCTCGGCAGCGCGAGGGTGCCGAGCAGCAGCCCTGTGCTCCCGAACTCCACGTCGCGCATGAACCACAAGGCGCCCAGCATCAGCAGTGGCCAGAGCAGGTGGCTGGACAGCTCCGCTCCGTTGGTGAACGACTGGCGCAGCTCGATCAAGCCGCGCGTCAGGCCGGCGCGTATCGCACAGGTCATCGTGAAGCCTCCGCCTCGTGCACGAGCGCCAGATACGTCTGTTCCAATGAGGCGCGGTGGACTTCGAGTTCGCTGATCTTCTCGCCGTGCTGCTGGAAGAGCGTGCGTACGAAGTCGGTCGACTGCGGCGTCGACCGGCTGAAGCGCTGCTCGCCGTGCCGCCACCGCACGCGGTCCTCGCCGGCGATCTGCCGGGCCAGTTCGTGCGGCGTGCCGTCGGCGACGATCCGCCCGCGGTTGAGGATCACGATGCGGTCGGCGAGCTTCTCCGCCTCGTCCAGATCATGGGTGGTCAGCAGGACCGTGGTGTCCAGGCGGCGCACCAGCTCGTGGAACTCGCGCCTGGCC is from Streptomyces collinus Tu 365 and encodes:
- a CDS encoding lamin tail domain-containing protein; this encodes MTAVAAVAAAAMGAVALPASAADHHPGRAHAAVYISGVQYDSPGRDDRSNWSLNKEWVDITNSTRRPVNLEGWTLADEDGHSYTFRHVRLDGRSTVRVHTGIGRDTRTDLFQDRRAYVWNNDYDTATLRNDRGRLVDDVSWGHHRGHRH
- a CDS encoding RNA polymerase sigma factor; translation: MSDADPFDQEGHVARPADDGQFARFFRRHKDEFLRYLVSKTRTLADADEVLMDAAVRMYQRWEYIENHESPIAIAWQIVRSKQVDHYRMQVRRAGKELLTDDVPAFASHGGSVDELLALRGYERLDKALSALETAAPTQALCIRLRYLEELTTAEIAERTDRTENAVRANICKGLRRLHTLMELPDTEEGDR
- a CDS encoding ABC transporter permease: MTCAIRAGLTRGLIELRQSFTNGAELSSHLLWPLLMLGALWFMRDVEFGSTGLLLGTLALPSILGMNASFGMVSMSQLLTAEREDGTLLRAKATPHGMVGYLIGKVLSVSGGLLADLMIFLIPGLFLVDGLDLGVDAWLGLAWVVVIGMVATLPIGAILSSVFTSARSQGLIQLPVLGMIAISGIFYPVTALPEWLQWIAQVFPVYWLGLGMRSALLPSDAEAVEIGESWRHLETVGVLGAWAVFGLLVAPIVLRRMARRESGSSIAARRERALQKVG